Proteins co-encoded in one Cytobacillus sp. NJ13 genomic window:
- a CDS encoding TauD/TfdA family dioxygenase has product MPYVLNEKIQGPSAWRGMDLAKDDSWIYHLSEKTIADLEKALVHIQQKGLKAPDFTKADFPIPNLADEIAYFIDELENGKGFLLIRGLPMEKYTVEEASIIYWGIGLHMGNPITQDAKGTLLGNIKDRGFDFKDNSKVRGFQTNVHLDYHTDLADVVGLLCLCKAKSGGLSSIASAIAVYNEILEKHPEYLETLYRPFFHDLRGEEAPGQSPIFTSPIFSYYDGKLSCRYLRQYVESAQTKTGVSLSKKEMEVFNFIDSLTHDKNMHIDMMMEPGDMQFVNNYTIFHSRTTFEDYEEDERKRHLLRLWLNMPNGRKIAPDFEVCREGMAVNNK; this is encoded by the coding sequence ATGCCGTATGTTTTAAATGAAAAAATTCAAGGACCATCAGCGTGGAGAGGAATGGATTTAGCTAAGGATGATTCATGGATTTATCATTTGTCCGAGAAAACAATCGCAGATCTTGAAAAAGCTTTGGTTCATATTCAACAAAAGGGGTTGAAAGCACCTGATTTTACCAAGGCGGACTTCCCAATTCCTAATCTTGCTGATGAAATTGCATATTTTATAGATGAACTGGAGAATGGGAAAGGGTTTCTATTAATTCGTGGATTACCGATGGAAAAGTATACGGTTGAGGAAGCGAGCATTATTTACTGGGGGATCGGCTTGCACATGGGCAATCCGATAACACAAGACGCAAAAGGAACTCTCCTAGGGAATATAAAAGATCGAGGTTTCGACTTTAAGGATAATTCTAAAGTACGCGGTTTCCAAACGAATGTGCATCTTGACTATCATACAGATTTAGCTGATGTTGTCGGATTACTCTGTCTTTGCAAAGCGAAATCTGGTGGTTTAAGTAGTATCGCAAGTGCGATAGCTGTTTATAATGAAATTTTAGAGAAGCACCCAGAGTATCTTGAAACCCTCTATCGTCCTTTCTTCCATGATCTTCGTGGGGAAGAAGCACCAGGACAATCTCCAATATTTACATCACCAATTTTTAGTTATTACGATGGCAAATTGAGCTGCAGATATTTACGTCAATATGTTGAATCAGCACAAACGAAAACAGGTGTCTCTTTGTCAAAAAAGGAGATGGAAGTGTTTAATTTTATAGATTCCCTTACTCATGATAAAAACATGCATATTGATATGATGATGGAGCCAGGTGATATGCAATTCGTTAATAACTATACTATTTTTCATTCACGAACTACATTTGAAGATTATGAAGAAGATGAGCGTAAACGTCATTTATTAAGATTGTGGCTCAACATGCCAAATGGTCGAAAAATTGCCCCTGATTTCGAGGTTTGTAGAGAAGGTATGGCTGTAAATAATAAATAG
- a CDS encoding MFS transporter, with protein MTRTPKYSWFILFFLVLSGMINQVDKIIIGLVSVPVMKELDLSPSQWGVVGSSFFWAFTFSSLILGGMADSKNSKKMLSWMSLIWLLVQFATPFVSSVSLLVLTRIILGAGEGPAPALSTAIIGKWFPKHRHGIGFGAVLLGTTGGSAIASPLLISLIDQYGWRSAFIAMGVMGLIVLVFWLVFGRDNPQEIGYPSFQQEENQSSSLLKVSWREFLPHLFSKNFILIVLCGGCAYWLLAVQSVWFPAYFTKVQQFNGQMLQLAVALPFLFAAFCQIGFAMLSDWLYRRTGDIRKARVNLAGFMMLLSALCVYLGNAADSTAMTILFFTLAPGFAYVILSLAPAILMEFYSPQNIGKAQGTFIALASATSIIAPMVFGYLIQNSATEAMGYGYAFEASSFGMLIIGILFWIGVRPAKRSHTTIKSDYVQS; from the coding sequence ATGACACGTACTCCAAAATATTCTTGGTTCATTTTATTTTTTCTTGTTCTTTCCGGAATGATCAACCAAGTGGATAAAATTATCATTGGTTTGGTTTCTGTTCCTGTCATGAAAGAGTTGGATTTAAGCCCATCCCAATGGGGAGTTGTGGGAAGTTCTTTCTTTTGGGCTTTTACCTTTTCTTCTCTCATTCTTGGCGGCATGGCTGATTCCAAAAATTCGAAAAAAATGTTATCGTGGATGTCTTTAATTTGGTTATTGGTTCAATTTGCTACTCCTTTTGTTTCCAGTGTATCTCTGCTCGTGTTAACGAGAATCATTTTGGGAGCAGGTGAAGGTCCAGCTCCCGCTCTATCCACAGCAATCATAGGAAAATGGTTCCCGAAACATAGGCATGGTATAGGCTTTGGTGCTGTATTGTTAGGAACGACAGGAGGATCTGCGATTGCTTCTCCATTATTAATCTCCTTAATCGATCAATATGGTTGGAGATCAGCATTTATTGCAATGGGTGTTATGGGATTAATAGTGCTAGTATTTTGGCTCGTTTTTGGGAGAGATAATCCACAAGAAATCGGGTATCCTTCCTTTCAGCAAGAGGAGAATCAGTCATCGAGCCTTTTAAAGGTTTCTTGGCGAGAGTTTCTTCCGCATCTTTTTTCTAAAAATTTCATTTTAATCGTTTTGTGTGGAGGTTGTGCTTATTGGCTATTGGCTGTTCAATCGGTATGGTTTCCGGCTTACTTTACTAAGGTTCAACAGTTTAATGGTCAAATGTTACAACTAGCTGTAGCTTTACCTTTTCTTTTCGCAGCTTTTTGCCAAATTGGATTTGCCATGTTATCAGATTGGCTTTATCGCAGAACGGGAGATATTCGTAAAGCACGCGTTAATCTTGCAGGTTTCATGATGTTGCTATCTGCTCTGTGTGTATATCTGGGAAATGCCGCCGATTCAACGGCTATGACGATCCTTTTCTTTACCCTTGCTCCCGGTTTTGCTTATGTAATTCTTTCACTCGCACCTGCTATTTTGATGGAGTTCTATTCTCCTCAAAACATTGGCAAGGCACAGGGAACATTCATTGCTCTTGCAAGTGCAACAAGCATTATTGCTCCAATGGTATTTGGTTATCTTATTCAAAATTCAGCGACTGAAGCTATGGGATATGGTTATGCGTTTGAAGCCTCTTCTTTTGGAATGCTCATAATCGGAATATTGTTTTGGATTGGTGTACGTCCCGCCAAGCGAAGCCACACCACGATCAAATCTGATTATGTTCAATCTTAG
- a CDS encoding SDR family oxidoreductase: MDLQLSEKKALIIGGSRGIGRAIARQLALEGVDCTICARNESSLKKAAEELTQETKRNIYPIVADTSNPNSIIHLVESAAAAMGSIDILINSGARVGGTEPENFHEIKEELILKDFEEKYMGYFRSIRAVAPHMIKNKWGRIINISGLAARIGGNYFSSGPRNASVVHLTKSASLELGKHGINVNAIYPGIVDTETNRKQFHTEEAVSQAAALSPLNRLITPEEIAYVVAFLASPLSASITGDVISVTGGIGNTVYY; this comes from the coding sequence ATGGACTTACAATTATCTGAAAAAAAAGCTCTCATTATAGGAGGAAGTCGTGGGATTGGCAGAGCCATTGCCCGTCAGTTGGCACTGGAGGGCGTGGATTGTACAATTTGTGCAAGAAACGAATCCTCACTAAAGAAAGCTGCAGAAGAATTAACCCAGGAAACAAAACGAAATATCTATCCAATCGTGGCAGATACCTCGAATCCTAACTCTATCATCCATTTAGTTGAAAGTGCAGCAGCTGCGATGGGTAGTATTGATATTCTCATCAACAGTGGAGCCCGTGTTGGCGGTACAGAGCCAGAGAATTTTCATGAGATTAAAGAGGAGCTTATTTTGAAAGATTTTGAAGAAAAGTATATGGGCTATTTTCGATCTATACGAGCTGTTGCTCCTCATATGATCAAAAATAAGTGGGGGCGTATTATTAATATAAGTGGTCTCGCTGCCAGAATAGGCGGCAATTATTTTAGTTCCGGGCCGCGTAATGCCTCTGTTGTTCATTTAACGAAATCCGCATCATTGGAATTAGGAAAACACGGCATTAACGTCAATGCTATCTATCCAGGGATTGTAGATACTGAAACGAATAGAAAACAATTTCATACGGAAGAAGCTGTAAGCCAGGCAGCAGCATTAAGTCCTCTCAATCGCTTGATTACTCCGGAGGAAATTGCTTATGTCGTTGCCTTCCTAGCTTCACCCCTGTCAGCATCAATTACCGGCGATGTCATTTCAGTAACTGGAGGCATTGGTAATACGGTTTATTACTAA
- a CDS encoding alpha/beta hydrolase, with protein sequence MANLDPQAEKYLLAFNQMPPIYTMDPKTVREMLSKAQQHPIESDLLSKTEDWMIPVSKDAEIKCRVYIPEGKGPFPLFIYYHGGGWVLGDLEATDPSCRMLAHRTGSIVVSVNYRLAPEYKFPTPAEDAYAALEWVYEKGTSFNGDISRLIVGGDSVGGNLATVVTMMARDRKGPDISAQVLIYPATNLEFITKSHQIFAKGFGLDRELLFWFRNHYLRNEEDRYNGYASPLIAEDISNLPPAIVITAENDVLRDEGKAYADRLKTAGVKVEYACESGMIHGFFSNMAVFPKNIELTVSKINKFLRTTNFMTNWN encoded by the coding sequence TTGGCAAATTTAGATCCGCAGGCAGAAAAATACTTACTGGCATTTAACCAGATGCCTCCAATTTATACGATGGATCCTAAGACTGTACGAGAGATGCTTTCGAAAGCACAGCAGCATCCTATCGAATCAGATCTGCTTTCAAAGACAGAAGATTGGATGATTCCAGTAAGCAAAGATGCTGAAATCAAATGTAGGGTATATATACCGGAAGGGAAGGGCCCCTTCCCTTTATTTATTTATTACCATGGTGGAGGATGGGTTCTAGGAGACCTCGAAGCGACAGATCCAAGCTGCCGAATGCTTGCACATAGAACGGGCAGTATTGTTGTATCTGTCAACTATCGTCTAGCTCCAGAATATAAGTTTCCGACCCCGGCTGAAGATGCTTACGCGGCATTGGAATGGGTTTATGAAAAAGGAACCTCTTTTAACGGAGATATTTCTAGATTGATAGTAGGCGGGGATAGTGTAGGTGGTAATTTAGCGACTGTAGTTACTATGATGGCGAGAGACAGAAAAGGTCCAGACATATCTGCGCAAGTCCTGATTTATCCTGCGACAAACCTTGAATTTATTACAAAATCTCATCAAATATTTGCAAAAGGATTTGGTTTGGATCGTGAGCTTCTGTTTTGGTTCCGTAATCATTATTTAAGGAATGAAGAGGATAGGTATAATGGATACGCTTCTCCCTTAATCGCTGAAGATATAAGTAATCTCCCGCCAGCTATTGTGATTACGGCGGAAAATGATGTGCTTCGGGATGAAGGAAAGGCGTATGCTGATCGTTTGAAAACAGCTGGGGTAAAAGTTGAATATGCATGTGAATCAGGAATGATTCACGGTTTTTTTTCAAACATGGCTGTGTTTCCTAAGAATATTGAATTAACGGTTTCTAAGATCAACAAGTTTTTACGTACCACTAATTTTATGACCAACTGGAATTAA